The Sulfitobacter donghicola DSW-25 = KCTC 12864 = JCM 14565 genome has a segment encoding these proteins:
- the der gene encoding ribosome biogenesis GTPase Der, which produces MSFTLAIVGRPNVGKSTLFNRLVGKRLALVDDQPGVTRDLREGAARLADLRFTVVDTAGLEEVTDDSLQGRMRRLTERAVDMADICLFMVDARVGITPSDLVFADILRKRSAHVILAANKAEGKAADAGVIEAYSLGLGEPIRLSAEHGEGLNDLYTQLMPLADAYAEKAKDDSPEVDVDVSDEDEDEDAVRVPTRARPLQVAVVGRPNAGKSTLINQILKEDRLLTGPEAGITRDAISLTTEWAAGFDTDPVPMRIFDTAGMRKKAKVQEKLEKLSVSDGLRAVKFAEVVVVLLDAEIPFEQQDLRIADLAEREGRAVVVAVNKWDIEEDRQAKLKELKESFERLLPQLRGAPLITVSAKTGRGLDRLHQAIMRAYEVWNRRVTTAQLNRWLSGMMEAHPPPAPQGKRIKMRYMTQAKTRPPGFVVMCSHPDKVPDSYSRYLVNGLRLDFDMPGTPIRLWMRGQSDANPYKGRKKNAPSKLRKHTAGRRKDQATGRNI; this is translated from the coding sequence CCGGCGTGACACGTGATTTGCGTGAAGGTGCTGCGCGTTTGGCCGATCTGCGATTTACCGTTGTAGATACGGCCGGATTGGAAGAAGTCACCGACGATAGCCTACAGGGGCGGATGCGCCGTTTGACGGAACGCGCGGTTGATATGGCCGATATCTGCCTGTTCATGGTGGATGCGCGCGTTGGCATCACGCCGTCGGATTTGGTGTTTGCCGACATCCTGCGCAAACGCTCTGCCCATGTGATTCTTGCCGCAAATAAGGCTGAAGGCAAAGCCGCTGATGCAGGTGTTATCGAAGCCTATTCACTGGGGTTAGGAGAGCCGATCCGCCTATCTGCTGAACACGGCGAAGGCTTGAACGATCTCTATACCCAATTGATGCCGCTGGCCGATGCCTATGCGGAAAAAGCAAAAGACGACTCGCCCGAGGTTGATGTGGATGTCAGCGACGAGGACGAAGACGAAGATGCCGTTCGCGTGCCAACACGCGCGCGCCCCTTGCAGGTTGCTGTCGTTGGGCGCCCGAATGCGGGTAAATCGACACTGATCAACCAAATCCTGAAAGAAGACCGCCTGCTAACTGGTCCTGAGGCGGGGATCACCCGCGATGCGATCTCGCTCACCACGGAATGGGCGGCTGGATTTGATACGGACCCTGTGCCGATGCGTATCTTTGATACGGCTGGGATGCGCAAAAAGGCGAAGGTGCAGGAAAAGCTCGAAAAACTCAGCGTTAGCGATGGGTTGAGGGCGGTGAAATTCGCCGAGGTTGTAGTTGTCTTGCTGGATGCGGAAATCCCGTTTGAGCAGCAGGATTTGCGCATCGCCGATCTGGCCGAACGCGAAGGTCGCGCTGTTGTTGTCGCCGTCAATAAATGGGACATCGAAGAAGACCGTCAGGCCAAGCTCAAAGAGCTGAAAGAAAGCTTTGAACGTCTGCTGCCCCAACTGCGCGGTGCGCCGCTGATAACGGTTTCGGCCAAAACGGGCAGGGGGCTGGACCGCCTGCACCAAGCAATCATGCGCGCCTATGAGGTCTGGAACCGCCGTGTCACCACCGCCCAGTTGAACCGTTGGCTTTCGGGTATGATGGAGGCCCACCCGCCCCCTGCGCCGCAGGGTAAGCGGATCAAGATGCGCTATATGACACAGGCGAAAACCCGACCGCCGGGTTTTGTGGTGATGTGTAGCCACCCTGACAAAGTGCCAGACAGCTACAGCCGCTATCTGGTGAATGGGCTGCGTCTGGACTTTGACATGCCAGGCACGCCGATCCGGCTGTGGATGCGGGGGCAGTCTGATGCCAACCCCTATAAGGGCCGCAAGAAAAACGCCCCCTCCAAGCTGCGAAAACACACCGCAGGGCGGCGCAAGGATCAGGCCACAGGCCGAAATATCTAA